The proteins below come from a single Alkalispirillum mobile genomic window:
- a CDS encoding cation-transporting P-type ATPase, which produces MAQDPHLPASGQSTEAESQTPWHARDAQAVREHWQVGEQGLSADEARDRLARHGANRLVPPERASALVRFARHFHNILIYILLAAALGTALLGHWVDTGVILAVVLINTLIGFVQEGKAEQALDAIRKMLSPMAVVVREGKRREIPAEEIVPGDLVYLQAGDKVPADLRLLEAKNLRIEEAVLTGESVPVEKDREPVAEEAALGDRASMAWSGTLVTFGRGVGVVVGTGEQTQIGRISSMLSEVESLQTPLVRQVEQFGRWLAVVIIAISAATFAFGYWVRDYPLDEMFLAAASLAVSTIPEGLPAIMTIALAIGVQKMARRNAIIRKLPAVETLGSVSAICSDKTGTLTRNEMTVQSLAFADRLVEVDGVGYAPHGGFSQGERDLDPEEDRVLMETLRAGLLCNDAQVYCRNDEWVMEGDPTEGALITAAQKAGLDPERERVTYNRVDVIPFESDHKYMATLNHDHRNHEVIYLKGAPERVLELCHRQMTVEGAQPLDRDHWQSLMDQVADRGQRLLAIAARDGKPQQHSLNYDEVEAGDFTLLALVGIMDPPRDEAIRAVAECQDAGIRVKMITGDHLITARAVGRMLGIAGAGEGREAVAGHQLDEMDDAELQRTVREVDVFARTTPEHKLRLVEALQADGRIVAMTGDGVNDAPALKRADVGVAMGGKGTEAAKEASEMVLADDNFVSIAHAVEEGRTVYDNIRKSILHMLPTNVGQSLTIMMAILMGLALPLTPVQVLWVNMVTSVTLAMSLAFQPSEPGVMGRPPRSPDAPLLSGFLLWRIPFVAVLLWIGTFGHFVYMEEVVGASDELARAVAINTLVAGQAFYLLNLRLIYQPVLKGWEVFRSKAMWAALGVLVVLQLSFTYLPFMNTLFGLEPISLADWGRILVFGLAVFLIVELEKWVLRRTPWVDTGNGTSGAAPRHVPSH; this is translated from the coding sequence ATGGCCCAGGATCCACACCTGCCCGCATCCGGCCAATCTACCGAAGCCGAGAGCCAGACGCCCTGGCACGCCCGTGATGCCCAGGCGGTGCGCGAGCACTGGCAGGTGGGCGAACAGGGGCTGAGCGCAGACGAGGCCCGGGATCGGCTGGCGCGCCACGGGGCCAACCGGCTGGTGCCCCCGGAGCGGGCCAGCGCCCTGGTGCGGTTCGCCCGCCACTTCCACAACATCCTCATCTACATCCTGCTGGCGGCAGCGCTGGGCACGGCCCTGCTGGGCCACTGGGTGGACACGGGCGTCATCCTGGCCGTGGTGCTCATCAACACACTGATCGGCTTCGTGCAGGAGGGCAAGGCCGAGCAGGCCCTGGACGCCATCCGCAAGATGCTCTCGCCCATGGCGGTGGTGGTGCGCGAGGGCAAGCGCCGGGAGATCCCCGCCGAGGAGATCGTGCCCGGTGACCTGGTCTACCTGCAAGCGGGGGACAAGGTGCCTGCCGATCTGCGCCTGCTTGAGGCGAAGAACCTGCGCATCGAGGAAGCGGTGCTCACCGGCGAATCGGTGCCCGTCGAGAAAGACCGAGAACCGGTGGCCGAAGAGGCTGCTCTGGGCGACCGCGCCAGCATGGCCTGGTCCGGCACCCTGGTGACCTTCGGCCGTGGCGTCGGCGTGGTGGTGGGCACCGGTGAGCAGACCCAGATCGGGCGCATCTCCAGCATGCTCAGCGAGGTGGAGAGCCTGCAGACCCCGCTGGTGCGGCAGGTGGAGCAATTCGGTCGCTGGCTGGCGGTGGTCATCATCGCCATCTCCGCCGCCACCTTCGCCTTCGGCTACTGGGTGCGTGACTATCCCCTGGACGAGATGTTCCTGGCGGCGGCCAGCCTGGCGGTCTCCACCATCCCCGAGGGGCTGCCCGCCATCATGACCATCGCCCTGGCCATCGGCGTGCAGAAGATGGCCCGGCGCAACGCCATTATTCGCAAACTGCCGGCGGTGGAAACCCTGGGCTCCGTCTCCGCCATCTGCTCGGACAAGACCGGCACCCTCACCCGAAACGAGATGACCGTGCAGAGCCTGGCCTTCGCCGACCGCCTGGTGGAAGTGGACGGCGTGGGTTACGCCCCCCATGGCGGCTTCAGCCAAGGGGAGCGCGACCTGGACCCGGAGGAGGACCGGGTGCTGATGGAGACCCTGCGCGCGGGGCTGCTCTGCAACGACGCCCAGGTCTACTGTCGCAACGATGAATGGGTGATGGAGGGCGACCCCACCGAGGGGGCGCTGATCACCGCCGCCCAGAAGGCGGGGCTCGACCCCGAGCGGGAGCGGGTGACCTATAACCGGGTAGACGTGATCCCCTTCGAGTCCGATCACAAGTACATGGCCACCCTCAACCACGATCACCGCAACCACGAGGTGATCTACCTGAAGGGCGCCCCGGAGCGGGTGCTCGAACTCTGCCATCGGCAGATGACCGTGGAGGGCGCGCAACCGCTGGACCGGGATCACTGGCAGAGCCTGATGGATCAGGTGGCCGATCGGGGTCAGCGTCTGCTGGCCATCGCCGCCCGGGATGGCAAGCCCCAGCAGCACAGCCTCAACTACGACGAGGTGGAGGCCGGCGATTTCACCCTGCTGGCCCTGGTGGGCATCATGGACCCGCCGCGGGACGAGGCCATTCGCGCCGTGGCCGAGTGCCAGGATGCCGGTATCCGGGTGAAGATGATCACCGGCGACCACCTGATCACCGCCCGGGCCGTGGGCCGGATGCTGGGCATCGCCGGGGCCGGTGAGGGCCGCGAGGCGGTGGCCGGCCACCAGCTGGATGAGATGGACGACGCCGAACTGCAGCGGACCGTGCGGGAGGTGGACGTCTTCGCCCGCACCACGCCGGAGCACAAGCTGCGGCTGGTGGAGGCGCTGCAGGCCGATGGCCGCATCGTCGCCATGACCGGTGACGGAGTGAATGACGCCCCGGCCCTCAAGCGGGCGGACGTGGGCGTGGCCATGGGCGGCAAGGGCACGGAGGCGGCCAAGGAGGCCTCCGAGATGGTGCTGGCGGACGATAACTTTGTCTCCATCGCCCATGCCGTGGAGGAGGGGCGGACGGTCTACGACAATATTCGCAAGTCCATCCTGCACATGCTGCCCACCAACGTGGGCCAGTCCCTGACCATCATGATGGCCATCCTCATGGGTCTGGCGCTGCCGCTGACACCGGTGCAGGTGCTGTGGGTAAACATGGTCACCTCCGTCACCCTGGCCATGTCGCTGGCCTTCCAGCCCAGCGAGCCAGGGGTCATGGGGCGACCGCCCCGCTCGCCGGATGCGCCCCTTCTCAGTGGCTTTCTGCTCTGGCGCATTCCCTTCGTCGCGGTGCTGCTCTGGATCGGCACCTTCGGCCACTTCGTCTACATGGAGGAGGTGGTGGGCGCCTCCGACGAGCTGGCCCGGGCCGTGGCCATCAACACGCTGGTGGCCGGGCAGGCCTTCTATCTGCTCAACCTGCGGCTGATCTACCAGCCGGTGTTGAAGGGCTGGGAGGTGTTCCGATCCAAGGCCATGTGGGCCGCGCTGGGTGTGCTGGTAGTGCTGCAATTGAGCTTCACCTACCTGCCTTTCATGAACACCCTGTTCGGGCTGGAGCCCATCAGCCTGGCGGATTGGGGTCGCATCCTGGTCTTCGGGCTGGCGGTGTTCCTGATCGTCGAGCTGGAGAAGTGGGTGCTGCGCCGAACCCCTTGGGTGGATACAGGCAATGGCACATCGGGGGCGGCTCCGCGCCATGTCCCGAGTCACTGA
- a CDS encoding P-II family nitrogen regulator, whose protein sequence is MTAKLLVAVIADELEERAIKIAREEGARGVTILSGRGIGFPERITFFGLTYRGLTKILLWVLPEAAADLIAERLNRELDLLRPDQGLAFVLPVSETGGVDVEAIRREIAAGMRAND, encoded by the coding sequence GTGACGGCAAAACTCCTGGTGGCGGTCATCGCCGATGAACTGGAAGAGCGTGCTATCAAGATCGCGCGAGAGGAGGGTGCCCGGGGGGTCACGATCCTCTCGGGGCGCGGTATCGGCTTTCCCGAGCGGATCACCTTCTTCGGTCTTACCTACCGGGGGCTTACCAAGATTTTGCTGTGGGTGCTCCCCGAGGCGGCCGCCGACCTCATTGCCGAGCGGCTCAACCGGGAGCTGGACCTGCTCCGGCCGGACCAGGGGCTGGCCTTCGTCCTGCCGGTAAGCGAGACCGGCGGTGTTGATGTTGAGGCAATCCGCCGGGAAATCGCCGCTGGCATGCGGGCCAACGACTGA
- a CDS encoding class I SAM-dependent methyltransferase produces MASGQGDARRAGWDNRYREAEAGSAAAVLADNTHLLPARGLALDLACGLGSNAMLLAGAGLETEAWDYSPVALERLGERARRQGLNITPRERDVEQAPPEPHSFDVIVVANFLHRPTAPDLVRALRPGGVLFYQTWSRARVSDAGPSNPDFRLAEGELLTLFADLQPLLYREESDQGDTRRGLRDIAQLIARRR; encoded by the coding sequence ATGGCCTCAGGGCAGGGGGATGCACGGCGGGCGGGCTGGGACAATCGCTACCGGGAGGCTGAGGCCGGCTCGGCCGCGGCGGTGCTGGCGGACAACACCCACCTGTTGCCGGCCCGGGGTCTTGCCCTGGATCTGGCCTGCGGGTTGGGCAGCAATGCCATGTTGCTGGCCGGCGCCGGGCTGGAGACCGAGGCGTGGGATTACTCGCCGGTGGCCTTGGAACGGTTGGGCGAGCGGGCCCGACGCCAGGGGCTGAACATCACGCCGCGCGAGCGGGATGTGGAGCAGGCCCCGCCGGAGCCGCACAGCTTCGACGTGATCGTGGTGGCCAACTTCCTCCACCGGCCCACCGCCCCCGACCTGGTCCGCGCCCTGCGCCCGGGCGGCGTGCTCTTCTACCAGACCTGGAGCCGCGCCCGGGTCTCGGACGCGGGCCCCTCCAACCCGGACTTCCGCCTGGCCGAGGGCGAACTGCTGACCCTCTTTGCCGACCTGCAGCCGCTCCTCTACCGCGAGGAGAGCGACCAGGGCGACACCCGCCGTGGGCTGCGCGATATTGCCCAACTCATCGCCCGCCGGCGCTGA
- a CDS encoding CBS domain-containing protein → MLVKDIMKKDVVTISPLATIREAMRLMKDHGVKSLVVEKQGPHDAYGIITYTTILRTIVAEEGDIDLINVYDVCTKPAISVSAELECKHVAQLMVNQKFRRVVVLKDNELQGIITRNDIVRPILELAEE, encoded by the coding sequence ATGCTGGTCAAGGACATCATGAAGAAGGATGTGGTCACCATCTCGCCGCTGGCCACCATCCGCGAGGCGATGCGGCTGATGAAGGACCACGGGGTGAAATCCCTGGTGGTGGAGAAGCAGGGGCCGCATGATGCTTACGGCATCATCACCTACACGACCATCCTGCGGACCATCGTGGCGGAAGAGGGTGATATCGACCTGATCAACGTCTACGACGTCTGCACCAAGCCCGCCATCTCGGTGAGCGCCGAACTGGAGTGCAAGCACGTGGCCCAGTTGATGGTGAACCAGAAGTTTCGCCGGGTGGTGGTGCTCAAGGACAACGAACTGCAGGGAATCATCACCCGCAACGATATCGTCCGGCCGATTCTGGAACTGGCCGAAGAGTAG
- a CDS encoding DUF1538 domain-containing protein, whose amino-acid sequence MNQLKEFYGILKHAFRNLLPIIAVVAFFQFVVMQEVPEGMMSMVMGLGIVVLGVALFLQGLELGIFPIGKNISNEFAKRGSLPLLMVFGFCLGFAAVIAEPALIAVAEQAEVISEGRVNAFTLRLLVAGSVGAVVALGVVRIILGHSLHWYMIIGYITVVIVTFFSPEEIVGLAYDSGGVTTNIVTVPLIAALGIGLAVSIRGRNALTHGFGLVALAVMVPMITVQLYGIMVYTFGEAGDVAANGLQVEAETEGVTDPVAGSVLLGMLKDLGMMVRDVLPIIGVILIFQYLVIRKRIAHLHKVMVGFLLVIVGLYAFVVGLKLGLFPIGERMAEQLIALEGFFWLYLFAFSIGFATTMAEPALIAIGDKAEEAAKGKLKGHIIRLLVAAGVAIGITIGVHRIITGDSIHYYIMAGYTLVILLTWLSPKYIVALAFDLGGVTTSEVTVPLVTALGIGLATHIEGRSVLIDGFGLIAFASIFPIITVMLYAIIVEQVAKARGVQT is encoded by the coding sequence GTGAATCAGCTCAAGGAATTCTACGGGATACTCAAGCACGCCTTCCGCAACCTGCTGCCCATCATCGCGGTGGTGGCGTTCTTCCAGTTCGTGGTGATGCAGGAGGTGCCCGAGGGCATGATGTCCATGGTCATGGGCCTGGGCATCGTCGTGCTGGGCGTGGCGCTCTTCCTGCAGGGCCTGGAGCTGGGCATCTTCCCCATCGGCAAGAATATCTCCAACGAGTTCGCCAAGCGCGGTTCGTTACCCCTGTTGATGGTGTTCGGCTTCTGTCTTGGCTTCGCCGCCGTGATCGCCGAGCCGGCGCTGATTGCCGTGGCCGAGCAGGCCGAGGTGATCAGTGAAGGGCGGGTCAACGCCTTCACCCTGCGCCTGTTGGTAGCCGGCTCCGTCGGGGCGGTGGTGGCCCTCGGCGTAGTGCGGATTATCCTCGGCCACAGTCTGCACTGGTACATGATCATCGGTTACATCACCGTGGTCATCGTCACCTTCTTCTCGCCCGAGGAGATCGTCGGCCTGGCCTACGACTCCGGCGGGGTGACCACCAATATCGTCACCGTCCCGCTGATCGCCGCCTTGGGTATCGGCCTGGCGGTCTCCATCCGGGGCCGTAATGCGCTCACCCACGGCTTCGGGCTGGTGGCGTTGGCGGTGATGGTGCCCATGATCACTGTCCAGCTCTACGGGATCATGGTGTACACCTTCGGCGAGGCCGGCGATGTGGCCGCCAACGGCCTGCAGGTGGAGGCCGAGACCGAGGGGGTGACCGACCCGGTGGCGGGCAGTGTCCTGCTCGGCATGCTCAAGGATCTGGGGATGATGGTGCGCGACGTGCTGCCTATCATCGGGGTCATCCTGATCTTCCAGTACCTGGTGATCCGCAAGCGCATCGCCCACCTGCACAAGGTGATGGTGGGCTTCCTGCTGGTCATCGTCGGCCTGTACGCCTTCGTGGTGGGCCTCAAGCTGGGCCTGTTCCCCATCGGCGAGCGCATGGCCGAGCAGTTGATCGCCCTGGAAGGCTTCTTCTGGCTCTACCTGTTCGCCTTCAGCATCGGTTTCGCCACCACCATGGCCGAGCCGGCCCTGATCGCCATCGGCGACAAGGCCGAGGAGGCCGCCAAGGGCAAGCTCAAGGGGCACATCATCCGACTGCTGGTGGCGGCGGGGGTTGCCATCGGGATCACCATCGGGGTGCACCGGATCATCACCGGGGACTCCATCCACTACTACATCATGGCCGGGTACACGCTGGTGATCCTGCTGACCTGGTTGTCGCCCAAGTACATCGTGGCCCTGGCCTTCGATCTGGGCGGGGTGACCACCTCGGAGGTCACGGTACCCCTGGTGACCGCCCTGGGTATCGGGCTGGCCACCCATATCGAGGGCCGGAGCGTGCTTATTGACGGTTTCGGGCTGATTGCATTCGCATCCATTTTCCCCATCATCACGGTAATGCTCTACGCCATCATCGTGGAGCAGGTCGCCAAGGCGAGAGGAGTGCAGACATGA
- a CDS encoding isocitrate dehydrogenase, translating into MASRKITVLPGDGIGPDIVEATIRVLDRLGCGLEYEYADVGLTALEQGRELIPQEALDTIERNGIVLKGPITTPVGEGFTSVNVSLRKHFQLFANVRPVITIPGTRARYENIDIITVRENTEGMYSGVGQTLSEDGNTAEARSVITREESLRLVRFAFDMARRLGRQQVTVVHKANILKTTSGLFLKCAREVAEQYPDIEMNEMIVDACCMKLVMNPEQFDVIVTTNLFGDIISDLCAGLVGGLGMAPGANIGEDKALFEAVHGSAPDIAGQNIANPTAMMLAAALMLDHMEMHEPASRMRTAIRNTIFAGDRVTPDLGGHGSTSGFTDAVIERV; encoded by the coding sequence ATGGCAAGCCGTAAAATCACCGTTCTGCCCGGCGACGGCATAGGCCCGGACATCGTCGAGGCCACGATTCGTGTTCTCGACCGGCTCGGCTGCGGCCTGGAATACGAATACGCCGACGTGGGGCTGACCGCACTCGAACAGGGCAGGGAACTCATCCCGCAAGAGGCCCTGGACACTATCGAGCGCAACGGCATTGTCCTGAAGGGTCCCATCACCACCCCCGTGGGTGAGGGTTTCACCTCCGTCAACGTCAGCCTCCGCAAGCACTTCCAGCTCTTCGCCAACGTCCGCCCCGTCATCACCATCCCCGGCACCCGCGCCCGCTACGAAAACATCGACATCATTACCGTGCGCGAAAACACCGAGGGCATGTACTCCGGCGTGGGCCAGACCCTGAGCGAGGATGGGAACACCGCCGAGGCCCGCTCGGTGATCACCCGGGAAGAGTCCCTGCGGCTGGTCCGGTTCGCCTTCGACATGGCCCGCCGGCTGGGCCGGCAACAGGTCACGGTGGTGCACAAGGCGAACATCCTGAAGACCACCTCCGGGCTGTTCCTCAAGTGCGCCCGTGAAGTGGCCGAGCAGTACCCGGACATCGAGATGAACGAGATGATCGTCGACGCCTGCTGCATGAAGCTGGTGATGAACCCGGAGCAGTTCGACGTCATTGTCACCACCAACCTGTTCGGTGACATCATCTCCGACCTGTGCGCCGGGCTGGTGGGCGGTCTGGGCATGGCGCCGGGCGCCAACATCGGCGAGGACAAGGCCCTGTTCGAGGCGGTTCACGGCAGCGCCCCCGACATCGCCGGGCAGAACATCGCCAACCCCACCGCCATGATGCTGGCCGCGGCGCTGATGCTGGACCACATGGAGATGCACGAGCCGGCCAGCCGCATGCGCACCGCCATCCGCAACACCATCTTCGCCGGGGACCGGGTGACCCCCGACCTGGGCGGCCACGGCTCCACCAGCGGGTTCACTGACGCGGTCATCGAGCGCGTCTAA
- the glgC gene encoding glucose-1-phosphate adenylyltransferase yields MFLECNPRFVSRLTRDTLALIMAGGRGGRLSNLTDWRTKPAVPFGGKFRLIDFPLSNCINSGIRRIEVLTQYKAHSLIQHIQRGWGFLRGEFGEFVELVPAQQRMDKPLWYAGTADAVYQNIDIIKAHNPSYVLVLAGDHVYKMDYGGMIARHAESGAAMTVGCVEVPRKRASSFGVMSVNEARQVLAFNEKPGDPTPMPGNPDRALVSMGIYVFDREYLFQLLREDAENFDSSRDFGKDVIPMAIANHKVQAYPFSDPVSGRQAYWRDVGTVDAFFQANMELIGEDPELNLYDEEWPIWTYQAQLPPAKFIHDREGKRGMAINSMVSGGDIIHGAEVRDSLLFSQVVVRPGAEVHEAVILPDVQVGEGCRIRKAVIDEGCRIPAGTVIGEDLAEDRRRFFVTPKGVVLVTAEMLGQEVAHVR; encoded by the coding sequence ATGTTCCTGGAATGTAACCCCCGTTTCGTCAGTCGCCTCACCCGGGACACGCTGGCGCTGATCATGGCCGGGGGGCGCGGGGGCCGGTTGTCCAACCTCACCGACTGGCGCACCAAGCCGGCGGTGCCCTTTGGCGGCAAGTTCCGGCTCATCGACTTTCCGCTGTCCAACTGCATCAACTCCGGCATTCGCCGTATCGAGGTGCTCACCCAGTACAAGGCCCACTCGCTGATCCAGCACATCCAGCGGGGGTGGGGTTTTCTGCGCGGTGAGTTCGGCGAATTCGTGGAGCTGGTGCCGGCCCAGCAGCGCATGGACAAGCCGCTGTGGTACGCCGGCACGGCCGACGCGGTCTACCAGAACATCGACATCATCAAGGCGCATAACCCCAGCTACGTGCTGGTGCTGGCCGGTGACCACGTCTACAAGATGGACTACGGCGGCATGATCGCCCGCCACGCCGAGTCCGGGGCGGCCATGACCGTGGGCTGCGTGGAGGTGCCGCGCAAGCGTGCCTCTTCCTTCGGGGTGATGAGCGTGAACGAGGCGCGCCAGGTGCTGGCCTTCAACGAAAAGCCCGGGGACCCCACACCCATGCCCGGTAACCCGGATCGGGCCCTGGTCTCCATGGGCATCTACGTCTTCGACCGCGAGTACCTGTTTCAGCTGCTGCGTGAGGATGCGGAGAACTTCGACTCTTCCCGCGACTTCGGCAAGGATGTCATCCCCATGGCCATCGCCAACCACAAGGTACAGGCCTATCCTTTCAGCGACCCGGTCTCCGGCCGGCAGGCCTACTGGCGCGATGTAGGCACGGTGGATGCCTTCTTCCAGGCCAACATGGAGCTGATCGGCGAGGACCCGGAGCTGAACCTCTACGACGAGGAGTGGCCCATCTGGACCTACCAGGCGCAGCTCCCTCCGGCCAAGTTCATCCACGACCGCGAGGGCAAGCGGGGCATGGCCATCAACTCCATGGTCTCCGGCGGGGACATCATCCACGGGGCGGAGGTGCGCGACTCGCTGCTCTTCTCCCAGGTGGTGGTGCGCCCCGGCGCGGAGGTGCACGAGGCGGTTATCCTGCCCGACGTGCAGGTGGGCGAGGGCTGCCGCATTCGCAAGGCGGTGATCGACGAGGGTTGTCGCATCCCGGCCGGCACGGTGATTGGCGAGGATCTGGCAGAGGACCGGCGGCGCTTCTTCGTCACCCCCAAAGGTGTGGTCCTGGTGACCGCGGAGATGCTGGGCCAGGAGGTGGCGCACGTGCGCTAG
- a CDS encoding DegT/DnrJ/EryC1/StrS family aminotransferase, whose translation MSDQPFIPIYNPRPQYEQLRAPLEETALRVLASGGYVLGPEVQGLEEEVADFLGVEHAIGCNSGTDALIIALAALGIGPGDEVITSPFTFFASSESVDLVGAHPVFAEIDPATFNITAETIEAVITERTRAIIPVHLYGQGPDMAAINALAEKHGLKVLEDVAQAFGARQGDRRLGSLGDIAAHSFYPTKNLGAAGDAGMITTNDAELAERCRLLRVHGSTRRDHHTAIGYNSRLDALQAALLRVKLPHLDDWNAGRQAAAARYNELLAPLPEVTPPLVSPHGDHVFHQYTIRVPAERRDAIRQHMNDLGVGANSYYSAPLHTQPVYRDKGYTVSLPEAERAAREVISLPMWPAIDRDTQVRVVDALKEALSKA comes from the coding sequence ATGAGCGACCAGCCCTTCATCCCCATCTACAACCCCCGCCCGCAGTACGAGCAACTGCGCGCCCCGCTGGAAGAGACCGCCCTGCGGGTGCTGGCCTCCGGTGGCTACGTGCTGGGTCCGGAGGTTCAGGGCCTGGAGGAGGAGGTGGCCGACTTTCTGGGAGTGGAGCACGCCATCGGCTGCAACAGCGGCACCGATGCGCTGATCATCGCCTTGGCCGCCCTGGGCATCGGGCCCGGCGACGAGGTGATCACCTCCCCCTTCACCTTCTTCGCCAGCAGTGAGTCGGTGGACCTGGTGGGCGCCCACCCGGTCTTTGCCGAGATCGACCCCGCCACCTTCAACATCACCGCCGAGACCATTGAAGCGGTGATCACCGAGCGCACCCGGGCCATCATCCCGGTGCACCTCTACGGCCAGGGGCCGGACATGGCGGCCATCAACGCCCTGGCGGAAAAGCATGGGCTGAAGGTGCTGGAAGACGTGGCCCAGGCCTTCGGCGCCCGGCAAGGCGACCGTCGCCTGGGCAGCCTGGGTGATATCGCCGCCCACAGCTTCTACCCCACCAAGAACCTGGGCGCGGCCGGCGATGCCGGCATGATCACCACCAACGACGCCGAGCTGGCCGAGCGCTGCCGCTTACTGCGCGTGCACGGCTCCACACGTCGCGACCACCACACCGCCATCGGTTACAACTCACGGCTGGACGCCCTGCAGGCCGCGCTGCTGCGGGTCAAACTGCCCCACCTGGACGACTGGAACGCCGGCCGCCAGGCCGCAGCCGCCCGCTACAACGAGCTGCTGGCCCCGCTGCCGGAGGTCACTCCGCCGCTGGTCTCCCCCCACGGTGACCACGTCTTCCACCAGTACACTATCCGGGTACCCGCCGAGCGGCGCGACGCCATCCGGCAGCACATGAACGATCTCGGCGTGGGCGCCAACAGCTACTACTCGGCGCCGCTGCACACCCAGCCGGTCTACCGGGACAAGGGGTACACCGTGAGCCTGCCGGAGGCCGAGCGCGCCGCCCGGGAAGTGATCAGCCTGCCCATGTGGCCGGCCATCGACCGCGACACCCAGGTGCGGGTGGTGGACGCGCTGAAGGAGGCGTTGAGCAAGGCCTGA
- a CDS encoding P-II family nitrogen regulator: protein MKFAVLVAILAEDLEERAIDSAKKAGAGGVTILDGRGIGTKEKKTFFGLTYEGSQSALVFVLEKKLSVKVLKQLTHDLDLNSHSKGVVFTIPLEHIAGIDTAQVQKFESQIKDDL, encoded by the coding sequence ATGAAATTCGCAGTGCTGGTGGCCATTCTGGCCGAGGACCTGGAGGAGCGGGCCATCGACTCGGCGAAAAAGGCCGGGGCAGGCGGTGTCACCATCCTGGACGGCCGGGGTATCGGCACCAAGGAGAAGAAGACCTTTTTCGGTCTGACCTACGAGGGCAGCCAGTCCGCCCTGGTTTTTGTGCTGGAGAAGAAGCTGTCGGTCAAGGTGCTCAAGCAGCTGACCCACGATTTGGATCTGAACTCGCACAGCAAGGGCGTGGTGTTCACCATACCGCTTGAGCACATTGCCGGCATCGATACCGCGCAGGTGCAGAAGTTCGAGTCACAGATCAAGGACGACCTTTAA
- a CDS encoding lipopolysaccharide kinase InaA family protein — MSNMAPGFRPPDYQGWPPSVNQQDGARGQGYRVIKARKNVMIWAADAGEEGPVVCKLYHHRGPVSWAREHWFRFRVQREYDALAHLHERGVPCSPPLYWSKGRASQYGQRFELLVTRELPGVVPLRSWLQETENDEAMPCLRRACRLIRQMHEAGVHHGAMYLRNILIDTREPSAEAPLYLIDMPKAVVLSKSLVGSRLARIDLLDFCRRPLQRLGEVGLDDLLQAYGLTHRDDRARLIAAAARYRTNRHVRDWNRFQGTLMEFMGRADR; from the coding sequence ATGTCCAATATGGCCCCCGGCTTTCGCCCGCCCGACTACCAAGGCTGGCCCCCCTCGGTTAATCAGCAGGATGGTGCGCGCGGACAGGGCTACAGGGTCATCAAGGCGCGCAAGAACGTGATGATTTGGGCCGCCGATGCCGGTGAAGAGGGCCCGGTGGTCTGCAAGCTTTATCACCATCGGGGTCCGGTGAGCTGGGCCCGTGAACACTGGTTCAGGTTCCGCGTGCAGCGGGAGTACGACGCCCTTGCGCACCTCCACGAGCGTGGCGTGCCCTGTAGCCCACCGCTTTACTGGAGCAAGGGACGGGCGTCGCAATACGGGCAGCGCTTTGAATTGCTGGTCACCCGGGAACTGCCCGGGGTGGTGCCGTTACGTAGCTGGTTGCAGGAAACGGAAAACGACGAGGCGATGCCCTGTCTGCGCCGTGCCTGCCGGCTGATCCGGCAGATGCACGAGGCAGGGGTACACCATGGTGCGATGTATCTGCGTAATATCCTGATCGATACACGCGAGCCCAGTGCCGAGGCGCCGCTCTACCTGATCGACATGCCCAAGGCCGTGGTGCTCTCAAAGAGCCTGGTCGGCAGCAGACTGGCGCGCATCGACCTGCTGGATTTCTGCCGCCGCCCACTGCAACGCCTCGGCGAAGTGGGCCTAGACGATCTGCTCCAGGCCTACGGGCTGACGCATCGAGACGACCGCGCCCGACTGATTGCGGCCGCCGCCCGCTACCGCACCAATCGCCACGTCCGTGACTGGAATCGCTTCCAGGGGACGCTCATGGAATTCATGGGGCGCGCTGACCGGTAA